A window from Leptospira meyeri encodes these proteins:
- a CDS encoding thioredoxin domain-containing protein → MANLSKKPNRLVHEKSPYLLQHAHNPVDWFPWGAEAFENAQKEDKIILLSIGYSTCHWCHVMERESFEDDSTAEVLNRDFVCIKLDREERPDIDKIYMDALHAMGTQGGWPLNMFLTPTKEPILGGTYFPPENRYGKRSFKEVLRLVSDAWKNQREELITAATDLTQYLRDNETRPNEGKVPAKEIIEKNFERYVQVYDKEFFGFKTNSVNKFPPSMALSFLTEFYLLKKDPRALEMAFNTAYAMKSGGIYDQVGGGICRYATDHEWLVPHFEKMLYDNSLYVEALALLYKATEEPFFLEVIREIVTYIRRDMTLGSGGIASAEDADSEGEEGKFYIWNHSEFNQIVPEEEIQGFWNVTEEGNFEHQNILHVYWKGKNPFVDGIQFKPEFINKIEKTKEKLLAHRSQRIRPLRDDKVLTSWNCLWIRALLSAYEVSGDTEYLNDAKKIYRFITKQLVGDDGSILRRFREGEAKYFGTLPDYTEFIWVSMKLFQLDEDIEAYEIGKKSLDYVFANFESKVGPFYESYHGNEDLIVRTIEGYDGVEPSGNSTILHLFYLLFSIGYKKVDLQKKANSIFAYFLPELTQNSLSYPSMISAFQKFQYPSKEVLVVYKGYDAAEIKEIRKKLSELKDPNLVWLVLEESNAKALAPELELLTGRSAGSGILYYVCRNFSCELPKDNWEETLTLIQQ, encoded by the coding sequence CCCGTAGATTGGTTTCCCTGGGGAGCGGAAGCCTTCGAAAACGCCCAAAAAGAGGATAAAATCATCCTTTTGTCCATTGGGTATTCGACTTGTCACTGGTGCCATGTGATGGAACGGGAATCCTTTGAGGATGATTCCACAGCGGAAGTCTTAAACCGTGATTTCGTATGCATCAAGTTAGACAGGGAAGAACGTCCAGACATAGATAAAATTTATATGGATGCTTTGCATGCCATGGGAACCCAAGGGGGGTGGCCACTCAATATGTTTCTCACCCCAACAAAGGAACCAATCCTTGGCGGAACTTACTTTCCTCCGGAAAATCGCTACGGAAAACGAAGTTTTAAAGAAGTCCTTCGGTTGGTCTCGGATGCATGGAAGAACCAAAGAGAAGAACTGATCACTGCTGCTACGGATTTGACACAGTATTTACGAGACAATGAAACTAGGCCAAATGAAGGAAAAGTTCCCGCTAAAGAAATCATCGAAAAAAATTTTGAACGATACGTGCAAGTGTACGATAAAGAATTTTTTGGATTCAAAACCAACTCCGTAAATAAATTTCCCCCCAGTATGGCCCTCAGTTTCCTTACGGAATTTTACTTATTAAAAAAGGATCCGAGGGCTCTCGAGATGGCTTTTAACACGGCATATGCAATGAAATCTGGCGGGATATATGACCAAGTCGGTGGTGGAATTTGCCGTTATGCGACCGATCATGAATGGCTTGTTCCTCATTTTGAAAAGATGTTGTATGACAACTCCCTTTATGTTGAAGCACTTGCTTTGTTATACAAGGCCACGGAAGAACCTTTCTTTTTGGAGGTAATTCGAGAGATTGTCACGTATATCAGACGTGATATGACCTTAGGATCAGGCGGAATCGCCAGTGCGGAAGATGCAGATTCCGAAGGAGAAGAAGGAAAGTTTTACATTTGGAACCATTCCGAATTCAATCAAATCGTTCCTGAAGAAGAAATCCAAGGATTTTGGAATGTTACTGAAGAAGGAAATTTTGAACATCAGAACATCTTACATGTTTATTGGAAGGGAAAAAACCCATTTGTGGATGGAATCCAATTTAAACCAGAGTTTATAAACAAAATAGAAAAAACAAAGGAAAAATTATTGGCCCATCGTAGCCAAAGGATTCGTCCCCTTCGGGATGACAAAGTCCTCACTTCATGGAATTGTCTTTGGATCCGTGCTCTTTTGTCTGCTTATGAAGTTTCCGGAGACACTGAATATCTAAACGATGCCAAAAAAATCTATCGATTTATCACAAAACAACTAGTAGGTGACGATGGTTCTATCTTAAGACGATTCCGAGAAGGGGAAGCAAAATATTTTGGTACTCTTCCCGATTATACGGAATTTATTTGGGTGTCTATGAAACTTTTCCAGTTGGATGAGGATATAGAAGCATATGAAATTGGGAAAAAATCATTGGATTATGTTTTTGCCAATTTCGAATCCAAGGTGGGGCCATTTTATGAATCTTATCATGGAAACGAAGATTTAATTGTTAGAACCATCGAAGGATATGATGGAGTAGAACCTTCTGGAAATTCTACTATCTTACATTTGTTTTACCTTTTGTTTTCCATTGGGTATAAAAAAGTAGATCTTCAGAAAAAAGCAAATTCCATCTTCGCATACTTCCTTCCCGAACTCACACAAAATTCCTTAAGTTATCCTTCGATGATTTCTGCGTTCCAAAAATTCCAATACCCGTCCAAGGAAGTCCTTGTGGTTTATAAAGGCTATGATGCGGCTGAAATCAAAGAAATTCGGAAAAAGTTAAGTGAATTAAAAGATCCAAATTTGGTTTGGCTTGTTTTGGAAGAATCGAATGCGAAGGCATTAGCTCCGGAGCTGGAACTGCTTACGGGCAGAAGTGCTGGTTCTGGAATTCTATATTATGTATGCCGTAATTTTTCTTGTGAATTACCAAAAGACAACTGGGAAGAAACACTCACTCTTATACAACAATAG
- the rsfS gene encoding ribosome silencing factor: MPNISAETLEHLKKIKQTLIDKKCENIQFLDLKDVHSYLSLFVIATVKTETQGRSCAKDIDKYMKPLKLAVKRQNLTDLPKDATGWILLDYGEICVHIMTDEMRTYYSLDRLWGDATPIVV, from the coding sequence ATGCCGAATATCAGTGCCGAGACATTAGAACATCTAAAAAAGATCAAACAAACGTTAATTGACAAAAAGTGCGAAAACATTCAATTTTTGGATCTAAAAGACGTACATAGTTATTTATCCTTATTTGTTATTGCAACGGTCAAAACCGAAACACAAGGTAGGTCTTGTGCGAAGGACATTGATAAGTATATGAAACCTTTGAAACTCGCGGTCAAAAGGCAAAACCTTACTGACCTACCGAAGGACGCCACCGGTTGGATCCTTCTGGATTACGGTGAAATTTGTGTTCATATTATGACTGACGAAATGAGAACCTACTACTCGTTAGATCGTCTTTGGGGCGATGCCACTCCTATTGTTGTATAA
- a CDS encoding LytR C-terminal domain-containing protein translates to MLREAPKKQPIPAKSLLILAGSFFLIALLFLVFRSKGGFSLDQKFSQSKRLPILFSVLGEKDEYLFSLYAEFYPNEKKAALFFVNPKTSFDDGEKSLKEKGSSAPSYVESVLEDTLDSSIPFKIVWTKTQFQNWINLLGGLNLFFEPKSLHITKNYARNKQTYILDGEDCFDWMSSLTDESMISYIRRLEIQETIFLTILESIHDKKDLLGKQRVAFLHNQMTTNLSAKEWETLIDFLKKEKIHFGVSEVPGEPMGRPKFKDEVLKANEETVKVAFHKFSSEIKSLSFSEGERARIEVLNGTPKNGLARYGKVLLNDKGLKVLSVDNAWDSSFKSSIILNRSGNTQYTDLISDTFQGRKVYFALRKDLGLDATVILGEDFQNSKD, encoded by the coding sequence ATGTTACGCGAAGCTCCGAAAAAACAACCGATCCCGGCAAAAAGTCTTCTCATTTTAGCTGGTTCCTTCTTTTTGATTGCTCTCCTTTTTTTAGTTTTTCGTTCAAAAGGAGGCTTTTCTCTAGATCAAAAATTTTCCCAAAGCAAACGACTTCCTATTTTATTCTCTGTCTTAGGTGAAAAGGATGAATACCTATTTTCTCTTTATGCGGAGTTTTATCCAAATGAAAAGAAAGCTGCGCTATTTTTTGTAAATCCCAAAACCAGTTTCGATGATGGAGAAAAATCTCTCAAAGAAAAAGGAAGTTCTGCCCCTTCTTATGTGGAATCTGTTTTGGAAGACACTTTAGATTCTAGTATCCCATTCAAGATTGTTTGGACCAAAACACAATTTCAAAATTGGATCAATTTGCTTGGTGGCTTGAATTTATTTTTTGAACCAAAATCACTGCATATAACCAAAAACTACGCTCGTAATAAACAAACATATATTTTGGATGGTGAAGATTGTTTTGATTGGATGAGTTCACTCACCGATGAATCTATGATTTCCTATATCAGAAGGCTCGAAATCCAAGAAACAATCTTTTTGACGATCCTTGAATCCATCCATGATAAAAAAGACCTACTTGGAAAACAAAGAGTAGCTTTCCTTCATAACCAAATGACCACAAATCTTTCTGCCAAAGAATGGGAAACATTGATTGATTTTTTAAAAAAAGAGAAAATCCATTTTGGCGTTTCAGAAGTCCCGGGTGAGCCAATGGGTCGCCCTAAATTCAAAGATGAAGTTTTAAAAGCAAATGAAGAAACGGTAAAAGTTGCTTTTCATAAATTCTCTAGTGAAATAAAGTCTTTATCCTTTAGCGAAGGGGAAAGAGCAAGGATCGAAGTCTTAAATGGAACTCCCAAAAATGGGCTTGCCAGATACGGTAAGGTACTTCTGAATGATAAGGGTCTGAAAGTTCTCTCCGTTGACAATGCCTGGGATTCTAGTTTTAAATCCAGTATCATCCTAAACCGCTCCGGAAACACACAGTACACAGATCTTATCTCCGATACTTTTCAAGGACGCAAGGTTTACTTTGCACTGAGAAAGGATTTGGGGCTTGATGCTACTGTGATCCTCGGGGAAGATTTTCAAAATTCCAAGGACTAA
- the yqeK gene encoding bis(5'-nucleosyl)-tetraphosphatase (symmetrical) YqeK, producing the protein MKQIPKSHASLDDWILFFMEEVPNHVTETRFQHILRVAKYAESLANIHNHPIPKKAYLAGLCHDITKQKKSEIHTELFYEYSLDVTGIPAQALHAFSAPLWLEKEYGFSDLEITKAISSHTLGNNSPKLLDQILYAADFLGSDYAFRQPNLSLWVQKTEENLLYGVFMKASQTISFLMEKKEVIHPFTFYTYNQSASLIKEIK; encoded by the coding sequence ATGAAACAAATACCAAAGTCCCATGCTTCATTAGATGATTGGATTTTATTTTTTATGGAAGAAGTTCCAAATCATGTCACAGAAACTAGGTTTCAACATATCCTTCGAGTGGCAAAATATGCGGAATCACTAGCGAATATTCACAACCACCCCATTCCCAAAAAAGCCTATCTAGCTGGACTTTGTCATGATATCACCAAACAGAAAAAATCGGAAATCCATACGGAGCTTTTCTATGAATATTCTTTGGATGTAACTGGAATTCCCGCACAGGCTCTCCATGCTTTCTCCGCTCCATTATGGCTTGAAAAGGAATATGGATTTAGTGATCTAGAGATCACAAAAGCAATCTCCTCCCATACCTTAGGAAATAATTCTCCAAAACTCTTGGACCAAATTCTTTATGCGGCAGATTTTTTAGGGTCCGATTATGCGTTCCGGCAACCGAACCTTTCCCTATGGGTACAGAAAACAGAGGAAAATTTATTATACGGAGTTTTTATGAAAGCCTCTCAAACCATTTCCTTTCTAATGGAAAAAAAGGAAGTCATCCACCCCTTTACGTTTTATACGTACAATCAATCAGCTAGTTTAATCAAGGAAATCAAATAG
- a CDS encoding nicotinate-nicotinamide nucleotide adenylyltransferase, whose protein sequence is MEVLFFGGSFNPPHLGHRHVIETISKSYPKALLYICPNFVSPFKEGGKEFRSNEIWELCLTEFEGFLSENVILWDEEIKKPNTSFTIDSLKTLRTLHPNSEISLVIGEDNLDSFEKWKSYLEILDIIKQIIVVRRVTPYPKEIFIPSYIPKSKVNLLPNPILPISSTEIREIFHGNLVTEFLLPKTKELALRFLNDKNKGGFE, encoded by the coding sequence ATGGAAGTTTTGTTTTTTGGAGGAAGTTTCAATCCACCCCATTTGGGTCATCGGCATGTGATTGAAACCATTTCCAAATCCTACCCCAAAGCTCTGCTTTACATTTGCCCTAATTTCGTTTCTCCCTTTAAGGAAGGTGGGAAGGAATTTCGGTCCAATGAAATTTGGGAACTTTGTCTCACGGAATTTGAAGGTTTCCTTTCAGAGAACGTGATCCTTTGGGATGAGGAAATTAAAAAACCGAATACAAGTTTTACAATTGATAGCTTAAAAACGCTTCGCACTCTCCATCCAAATTCAGAAATTTCACTCGTGATCGGCGAAGACAATTTAGATTCTTTTGAGAAATGGAAATCCTATTTAGAAATTCTCGACATTATCAAACAAATCATTGTTGTGCGTAGAGTGACTCCTTACCCAAAAGAAATTTTTATCCCAAGTTATATCCCGAAATCAAAGGTAAACCTATTACCAAACCCAATATTACCCATCAGTAGCACGGAAATTCGAGAGATTTTTCATGGAAACTTAGTCACTGAATTTCTTCTACCCAAGACCAAGGAACTTGCTTTGAGGTTTTTAAATGACAAAAATAAGGGTGGTTTCGAATGA
- a CDS encoding glutamate-5-semialdehyde dehydrogenase, with protein MADENTNYAKSLATKAKLASRGLKGLTTLEKNSVLKRVEELLLENESAIIEINQIDMKNGQEKGLSSSMMDRLLLDSKRIQSMVKSIEEIRNLPDPVGEVVRGTILPNGLELLTKRVPIGVVMTIFESRPNVIIDIASLSFKSGNACILRGGSEAFHSNLILSSLFHRAIEEKKLPGVTKDVVTFVENTNREAMVPFFQLDDLIDVIVPRGGEALIRFVSENSKIPVIKHDKGVTNLYLSNQANPEIVFPILVNSKVQRPGVCNALENLLIHKDYPNLKKLLEDLESAGIQILGDESIIKIFPAAKLASEEDFYTEFLDTRLSVKLVGSVLEAMENIRKYSSGHTECILSEDVTEIQTFQKELDSAAIFVNCSTRFHDGGEYGLGAEVGISTGKLHVRGPMGLIHLTTTTTYVTGSGQVRG; from the coding sequence ATGGCAGACGAGAACACAAACTATGCAAAATCATTGGCCACCAAAGCCAAGTTAGCCAGTAGAGGCCTAAAAGGTTTAACCACTTTAGAAAAAAACTCGGTTCTGAAACGTGTGGAAGAACTCCTTCTGGAAAATGAATCTGCCATTATAGAAATAAATCAAATCGATATGAAAAATGGTCAGGAGAAAGGTTTATCCTCTTCGATGATGGACCGCCTCCTTCTTGATTCCAAACGAATTCAGTCAATGGTAAAAAGTATCGAAGAAATTCGTAATCTTCCGGATCCTGTGGGGGAAGTGGTTCGCGGAACCATCCTTCCCAATGGACTCGAACTTCTCACGAAACGTGTTCCCATTGGTGTGGTCATGACCATTTTCGAATCTAGGCCCAATGTGATCATTGATATTGCCTCACTGTCCTTTAAATCAGGAAATGCTTGTATCTTGCGAGGTGGGTCAGAGGCCTTCCACTCCAATTTGATCCTTTCTTCTTTATTCCACAGGGCAATCGAAGAAAAGAAGTTACCTGGCGTGACAAAGGATGTGGTTACATTTGTAGAGAATACAAATAGAGAAGCTATGGTTCCTTTTTTTCAATTGGATGATCTCATTGATGTAATTGTTCCTCGTGGCGGCGAGGCTCTCATTCGTTTTGTTTCGGAAAATAGTAAAATTCCTGTCATCAAACATGACAAAGGTGTGACCAATCTTTATCTTTCGAACCAAGCAAATCCAGAGATAGTATTTCCCATTCTTGTGAATTCCAAAGTACAACGACCTGGAGTTTGTAATGCTTTGGAAAACCTACTAATTCATAAAGACTATCCGAATCTAAAGAAACTACTGGAAGATTTAGAATCTGCGGGAATCCAAATTCTTGGAGATGAGTCGATTATCAAAATTTTTCCAGCAGCAAAACTAGCGTCAGAGGAAGATTTTTACACAGAATTTTTGGACACAAGACTGAGTGTAAAACTAGTGGGTTCTGTTTTGGAGGCCATGGAAAACATTCGAAAATACAGCTCGGGGCATACAGAATGTATTTTGTCTGAAGATGTAACCGAGATCCAAACGTTCCAAAAGGAACTGGATAGTGCTGCGATATTTGTAAACTGTTCCACTCGGTTTCACGATGGTGGTGAGTATGGACTCGGGGCGGAAGTGGGAATTTCCACAGGCAAACTCCATGTCCGTGGACCAATGGGTCTTATCCACCTAACAACAACGACAACTTATGTTACGGGAAGTGGACAAGTCCGCGGCTAA
- the proB gene encoding glutamate 5-kinase: MKTRKDFLDSIKKAKLIVIKIGSARVSGEESKINDFLYDLVGDIRMLRDQGKEVILVSSGAIAQGKKLLVDQSGSTSLPNGKTTLAEKQAFAAMGQNKLLNLYESFFSRVNVPIAQILFGRKDLNEEKSFTNLKQTFRQLLGWGILPIVNENDSVSTEEINLGDNDILSAIVASIVGADLLLILTGVDGFLKDNSKIDLFTEITEDIEKLATGPTGPGTGGMFTKINAAKLLLPYGIKTGIVNGEKKHAISQFFEVENFGTLVADQSSAHRTPTASEIQSHFFSFPME; the protein is encoded by the coding sequence ATGAAAACACGTAAGGATTTTTTAGACTCCATAAAGAAGGCAAAACTCATTGTGATCAAAATCGGAAGCGCACGTGTTTCTGGTGAAGAATCCAAAATTAATGATTTTTTATATGATTTAGTCGGTGACATTCGAATGTTACGTGACCAAGGAAAAGAAGTAATCCTTGTTTCTTCTGGTGCCATTGCCCAGGGAAAAAAACTTCTAGTGGACCAAAGTGGATCTACTTCCTTACCCAATGGGAAAACCACGCTTGCCGAAAAACAGGCGTTTGCTGCTATGGGTCAAAACAAACTTCTCAATCTTTATGAAAGTTTTTTTAGTCGTGTGAACGTTCCGATTGCCCAAATCCTTTTTGGAAGAAAAGATCTAAACGAGGAAAAAAGTTTTACCAACCTAAAACAAACCTTCCGCCAATTACTGGGCTGGGGAATCCTTCCCATAGTAAACGAAAACGATTCTGTTTCCACGGAAGAAATCAATTTGGGAGATAACGACATCCTTTCAGCCATAGTCGCATCCATTGTGGGAGCAGACCTTCTTCTCATCCTAACAGGTGTGGATGGATTTTTGAAAGATAATTCTAAAATTGATTTATTTACCGAAATCACAGAAGATATAGAAAAACTGGCAACAGGTCCAACAGGACCTGGAACTGGTGGTATGTTTACCAAAATCAATGCCGCCAAACTTTTGTTACCCTATGGTATCAAAACAGGAATTGTGAATGGTGAGAAAAAACATGCGATTTCTCAATTTTTTGAAGTGGAAAACTTCGGTACCTTGGTTGCGGACCAATCTTCCGCCCATCGTACTCCCACTGCTTCCGAAATCCAATCCCATTTCTTTTCTTTCCCTATGGAGTAA
- the obgE gene encoding GTPase ObgE, with product MSGFIDEVPIQIRAGHGGAGSVHFHKEKFVEFGGPDGGDGGKGGDVIFVAEGRMMTLENYLPDRMYAAQDGEPGLGQNRNGKNGEDLILKVPVGTQIIDSVTMELIYDFSHDGESFIIATGGRGGKGNTFFKTSVQQAPRYSQPGEDGGALSLLLELKLLADIGIVGLPNAGKSTLLAKITHAHPKIAGYAFTTLSPNLGVVHRHEDLFRYTVADIPGIIEGASRGVGLGISFLKHIERVQGILFLFDGGNLQLEEELEMLRSELGNYNQTLLNKKFLIVINKMDIWDNDPTFTEEIQKNYSHLGEIICISADKESNLDYLLERIDKVFFEEKTKLVYENT from the coding sequence ATGAGCGGATTTATTGACGAAGTACCCATTCAAATTCGAGCCGGACACGGAGGGGCAGGTTCTGTCCATTTCCATAAAGAGAAGTTTGTCGAATTTGGTGGCCCGGATGGTGGTGACGGAGGCAAAGGGGGTGACGTGATCTTTGTTGCCGAAGGTCGGATGATGACTCTAGAAAATTACCTTCCGGACCGTATGTATGCGGCACAGGACGGAGAACCAGGTCTTGGGCAAAACAGAAATGGAAAAAATGGCGAAGATTTAATCCTGAAAGTCCCCGTGGGAACCCAAATCATTGATTCCGTTACGATGGAACTCATCTATGATTTCAGCCACGACGGAGAAAGTTTTATCATTGCTACGGGTGGGCGTGGTGGAAAGGGAAATACATTTTTCAAAACTTCTGTACAACAAGCTCCTCGCTATAGCCAACCCGGAGAAGATGGTGGCGCATTATCCTTATTATTAGAATTAAAATTACTAGCAGATATTGGGATCGTTGGACTTCCTAATGCTGGTAAGTCGACCCTACTCGCAAAAATTACCCATGCCCATCCCAAAATTGCTGGTTATGCCTTTACTACCCTCTCCCCTAACCTTGGTGTGGTGCATAGACATGAAGACTTATTTCGTTATACAGTAGCCGATATCCCAGGAATCATCGAAGGGGCATCTCGTGGTGTTGGACTTGGCATTAGTTTTCTTAAACATATCGAACGAGTCCAAGGGATTCTTTTTCTTTTTGACGGTGGAAATTTACAACTCGAAGAAGAATTGGAAATGTTACGAAGTGAACTTGGGAATTACAACCAAACTCTTCTAAACAAAAAATTTCTTATCGTCATCAACAAGATGGATATTTGGGACAATGACCCCACGTTTACGGAAGAAATCCAAAAGAACTACTCTCATTTAGGGGAAATCATTTGTATTTCTGCCGACAAGGAATCCAATTTGGATTACTTACTAGAACGCATTGACAAAGTATTTTTCGAAGAAAAAACAAAGTTAGTTTATGAAAACACGTAA
- the rpmA gene encoding 50S ribosomal protein L27: MATKKGGGSTKNGRDSVSKRLGVKVYGGQQAIAGNIIVRQRGTEYKAGKNVGIGRDHTLYALVDGVVTFEHVTKERQQISVYPKV; the protein is encoded by the coding sequence ATGGCTACAAAGAAAGGTGGTGGATCCACAAAGAACGGTCGTGATTCGGTATCGAAAAGACTTGGTGTAAAAGTATATGGTGGCCAACAAGCAATTGCTGGAAACATTATTGTTCGCCAAAGAGGAACTGAATACAAAGCCGGAAAAAATGTAGGGATTGGTCGTGACCATACTCTTTACGCACTCGTTGATGGAGTTGTGACTTTCGAACACGTAACGAAAGAAAGACAACAAATCTCCGTTTACCCGAAAGTGTAA
- a CDS encoding ribosomal-processing cysteine protease Prp produces the protein MIYSKILKDLGGKIAGIQLEGHSPKDLGSKGENLLCAGVSTLVQSAHSYLASQGSLESETKRDGYLEFLVMKDQREGYQNLLSMVEFGLKSLATTHSQAISIQDEIIKG, from the coding sequence TTGATTTATAGTAAGATTTTAAAAGATTTAGGAGGGAAAATCGCAGGAATCCAACTGGAAGGACATTCTCCCAAGGACTTAGGTTCAAAAGGCGAAAATCTTTTGTGTGCAGGAGTCTCCACTCTGGTTCAGAGTGCTCACTCTTACTTAGCATCACAAGGCAGTTTGGAATCGGAAACAAAACGAGACGGGTATTTAGAATTTTTAGTCATGAAGGACCAAAGAGAGGGTTACCAAAACCTACTTTCGATGGTTGAATTTGGATTAAAAAGTTTAGCGACCACTCATTCCCAAGCGATCTCCATCCAAGACGAAATAATAAAGGGGTAA
- the rplU gene encoding 50S ribosomal protein L21 has product MFAIIELGAKQFKVSPDQVFVAEKTGNTVGSTVETKVLLLSDNNKVNIGSPALSGAKVTLKVLEDCKGDKIHGFKYKKRKNYKKSWGHRQQLQKLQVVSING; this is encoded by the coding sequence ATGTTCGCCATTATTGAACTTGGAGCCAAACAATTTAAAGTTTCTCCTGACCAGGTATTCGTCGCAGAAAAAACAGGAAACACGGTTGGAAGCACAGTAGAAACGAAAGTCCTACTCCTTTCCGATAACAACAAAGTGAACATTGGTTCACCAGCACTTTCCGGTGCAAAAGTGACTTTGAAAGTATTAGAAGACTGCAAAGGTGACAAAATCCACGGTTTCAAATACAAAAAAAGAAAAAACTACAAGAAGTCTTGGGGACACAGACAACAACTCCAAAAACTCCAAGTAGTATCCATCAACGGATAA